The Antarcticibacterium flavum genome contains the following window.
TTACCCCAACCAGGGCAGAGGTTAATGACGTGGCAAACTCTGTAATGGATGGTGCAGATGCTGTAATGTTAAGCGGGGAAACCTCTGTTGGGAATTACCCTGTGCAGGTGATCCAGAAGATGACACAGATCATTAAGAGTGTGGAGAATTCACCGTTGATCAAGGTGCCTCATGACCCACCACATATTAGAACAAGGAGATATATTACAAAAGCCGTTTGTTATCACGCTGCTATTATGGCAAATGAGATCAAGGCCAAGGCTATTTGTACCTTGACAAACAGTGGGTATACCGCATTCCAGATATCTGCCTGGAGGCCAGAATCCAATATACTTGTTTTTACATCAAACAGGAGAATTCTTTCCCAGTTGAGTTTATTATGGGGAGTAAGGGCATTTTTCTATGATAAATATGCCAGTACCGATGAGACTATTGAAGACATAAATCAAATCGCACTGGAAAGTAAATATGTGGAGAAGGGAGATTTTGTAATTAATCTTGCAGCTATGCCTATTACAGATAAGGGTATGGTTAATACACTTCGGGTTTCTGAGATCCTTTAAATAGAATTTAATTGAATATTAAAGCCGGAAAATTACTTTTTCCGGCTTTTTCTTATTTAGAATTCAAACTTAAGTTGCACGGCAATCTCATCTTTCTTTTCAGGTTTTTCAGTATTAAGATTGGAAAGGGATATGCCTAATAATCTTACAGAATTCTTCATCTTTTCCTGGTATAGCAGTTCCCGGGCAGTCTCCAGGACAAGGTCCCTGGAAGATATATAGTAAGGCAGGGTCTTGCTGCGGGTATGAAGACTAAAATCACTGTATTTTATCTTTAAAGTGATTGTCTTTCCAGCTACTTTACTTTTTTGTAGCCGGCGTTCAATCTCTTCGGCAATATTAGATAGTCGTTCCAGCATAAAAATCTCAGAGGATATATTCTCATCAAACGTCCTTTCGGCACCAAGGGATTTTCTTATCCTGTTTGGTTTTACCTCACTAAGATGTATTCCCCGTACCACATTATAATAATGAGCTCCGCTCTTTCCAAAATGTTCAGTGAGAAATTCTTCACTCTTCTGCTTTAGGTCAAATCCTTTAAAGATTCCCAGCTGGTACATTTTCTCAGCAGTAACTTTTCCCACCCCATGAAACTTCCTTATTTGCAGATTTTCCAGAAATTCTTCTACTTCTTCGGGGTTGATGGTTTTTTGTCCATTTGGTTTATTGATATCGCTAGCGACCTTGGCAATAAATTTATTTATTGAAATTCCGGCTGAGGCATTTAGCCCTGTTTCCAATTTAATTTTCTCCCGTATTTCGCGCGCAATGAGGGTGGCACTGGGATGGCCTTTTTTATTTTGGGTGACATCAAGATATGCTTCATCCAGGGAAAGTGGCTCCACCAGGTCTGTGTACTCCAGAAATATAGCCCTTATTTTATTCGAGATTTGCCGGTACCTTTCAAAACGTGGTTTAACAAATATTAGGTGAGGACAATTTCTTTTAGCTATAATGCTGCTCATCGCACTGCGCACCCCAAATTCCCTGGCCTCATAACTTGCTGCAGCTACAACCCCGCGTTCCTCACTGCCCCCAACCGCTATGGCTTTTCCACGTAATTCAGGATTGTCCAGCTGCTCTACAGAGGCATAAAATGCATCCATATCAATATGAATGATCTTCCTCAAATAATTTTCTTCTCCCACCCTGTAAATTTAATAAAACTACTATTTAAAGAAATACAGCTTAGTATTTTAGTTATCGCAGGATACTTCGAATATTGCACGTAAAAAACTATCTTTAAACTATAGACGAAGTGGAAGTTAAGCTTTCATGTTCAAAAGGGGCAATTATGAAAACAGCAATCATACTTGGAGCAACAGGCCTTACCGGAGGAATTTTGCTTCAAAAATTACTTGAGGATCCTAATTATTCAAAGGTCAAACTTTTTTCCAGAAGCAGTGTAGCTGTTAAAGATAATAAGATCGAGGAGTACCTGATAGACCTTTTTAAGCTTGAAGACCAAAAACAGCTTTTCACAGGAGATGAAGTATATTGCTGTGTGGGAACTACAAAAGCCAAAACTCCCAATGAGGAAACCTATCGTAAGGTCGATTATGGTATACCGGTTGCTGCCGCAAAGCTGGCTGCTGAAAATAACATCCCTGTTTACACTGTAATTTCTGCCCTGGGTGCCAGCAGCGAAAGCAAGATCTTCTATAACAGGATCAAAGGTGAAATGGAAAAGGACATCCTGGAACAAAAGCTGCCAAATACTTATATCTTTCAGCCTTCCTTGATTGCAGGAGACCGTGTTGAAAGCCGAACAGGGGAGAATATAGCTAAAAAAGTCATGAAGGTTTTAAATCCTCTAATGATTGGTCCATTAAAAAAATACAGATCCATACAACCGGCGATAATAGCAGCAGCAATGATCAAGGTAGCAGGAGAGGGATATACAAAGACTTTTATCCCTTCCAATGAAATAAAAGAAATAGCAGGTAAGGAGGATTAAATATGATAGAGATTGAAAGAAAATTCCTTGTAAAATCCAATACGTACCGGCTAAAGGCTTTTCAGGAAACAAGAATTTCACAGGGTTTCCTCAATACGCATCCGGAACGTACAGTTCGTATAAGGATCATGGGATATGGAGCATTTATCACCATAAAAGGAAAGTCTTCCAGTGATGGCCTCCAAAGGTATGAATGGGAAAAAGAAATAGACGTTACAGATGCTGAGGACCTTCTAAAATTATGTGAACCCGGAATTATCGAAAAACAACGTTACCTGGTGAAACACGGAAAGCATATATTTGAAATAGATGAATTTTCAGGAGAAAATGATGGGCTGGTGGTTGCTGAAGTGGAGTTAAATCACCTTTCCGAAGAAATTGAACCGCCCGCCTGGCTTGGAGAGGAAGTCACGGGACAAACCAAATATTATAATTCTCAATTAATTAAAAATCCATATAGGAACTGGAAATAATGAATTCTTATGAAAAGATATATTCTGTTATCATTACTTGGTCTGGCAGCCTGTAATCAACCGGTCGAAAAAGTGCGGGGAGTTCCTGCACCTGCTGCAGTCGAAGTTCAAAAGCCCTCGATTGATGTACAGGCACAGGAACTACGCGATAAAGGCTATCAAACTTTTATGTACGGGGAGGGAGACTCCACGTATCTTATGCAGCAATATTATATTGTATTTCTTAAAGCAGGTAAAAACAGGTCTCAGGATTCTACAGAAGTTGCAAGGCTTCAAAAGGAACATCTTGCACACTTGAGCAGGATGTATGAGGAAGGATATTCCAGTCTTACCGGGCCCATGGGTGATGATGGAGAACTTCGCGGAATAGTTATTTACAACACTCCTACTCAAGAAGAAGCAGATAGCCTTGCCCGTCTTGACCCTATGGTAAAGGCAGGAAGACTTGAAGTGGAGGTTAAACCCTGGTGGACAGCTAAAGGAGGTAAGTTAAACTAAGTTAATTCCTTTTTAAGCAGCTAAAAGACTATTATCTTAAAATCAAAAAGATATGCAATTTCAAAACAGCAACAGCGAGGCCCGTGGGGTTATTACTGCCAAAGACAGGGATAAAGAAGCGGGAAAGATCAACTATTCAATTAGCGAGGAACAAAAGCTCACTATTGAACATACAGAAGTAGATCCCGATTACCAGGGGCAGGGGGTGGGAAAAAAGCTCGTAGACGAAGCTACCGATTTCGCCAGGAAAAATAATATGAAGATCATACCTAAGTGCCCTTATGCAAGAAAGATTATGGAGCGGGCAGATAAGTATAAGGATGTTCTGGCTTAACAAGGCCTTTTTTATAATCCTTGCCTGTATTGTCGTTTTTCCTGAAGGAAAGTATTGATCCTGTTCACAAGGGGGATACTTATAAAAATACTTGTCAAAGCATCTGTAACCCAATGGGCTCCTGCCCATAATCTTGAAAGTGGTGCGATAGAACCAAAGAGATAAAGGCCAATTTACAAGGCGGGTTGTCTTACCTGTGTAGCTAGTGCATATGCAGTGGTAAAAGACAAAATGGAATGACCAGAGGGAAAAGAGTAATATGAATTTTCCCTGCTTCCAGGTTTAAAGCTAAATTTCCCCTCTTCGCGCAAAGGCCTTGCCCGGCCTGTTATTATTTTAAGGATGGTTTGAAGAAGCCCTGCAGCAAGAGAGGATGTTATTAAAAGCGTCCCGGCTTTTCTAACTTCTTCATTTCTAAAGAAAAATCCATAAAGATAAAATCCTGCATTTATCATATAATGATTTTCAGGACTGCCGTAGTACCAGCCAAAATTCTTCAAGACCACGAGTGCAGTCTCACCCCGCCGCCTGAACCAGTTGCTTATCTCTTCATCGTACCGGTAAAGGGATAATATGGTGAACGCCATTGCAGCGAGAATTAATAGGTCTCTTGCTTTCAATTTGCGGGGACCCAGGTAAACATCCTTTATTCCAAGGAAAATACTTTTTGCATCATAGTTGAGAATTTTGAGGCCGGGTTGGGTTTTTCTATACGATGCCAAGGCCGTTTTCACCAGGAAGCCAGCAGTAAGAATCAAAATCGATTTTTTCAGTAATGGTAAAAAAGCCATTTTCTAAGGTTGAACCTTAAAATTAGGAATTACACCACATTCTTCTTAAAAAGTAGTGTTAACTCCTTCATCCTAAACCCTTATTTACTGCCATCCCCCACCTAGAGCCTGGTATAGCTCCACAACAGCATTTAACCTGTTAAATCGTGCATTTACAAGTTCGAGCTGGGAGTTGAGAGCATTTTCCCTGGCAGTCAGGACTTCGAGGTAATTGGCATAACCATAATTTAACAATTCCTCTGAAAAGGACATAGCCTGGTCGTAAGCATCAAATTCGTTATTCTTGATCTCAATAGTTTCAGTTGCCGCCTGGAAATTATAAAGAGCATCTGAGACCTCCCTGGAAGCTATGAGAAGGGAGCGTTGAAACTCAAGCAAGGCTATTTCCTGCCTTGCCTGTGAGGCTTCAAATTCAGTTCGTATTTGCCTGCGATTAAAAACCGGTTGAGCTATTGAAGCCGCGAGATTTGCAAAAAGCGAATTCACATTGAATAACTCTGCCAAATCCAGACTTTGAAAACCGCCGGCTGCAGTTAAGCTAAGTGAAGGATAAAAATTGCTGCGGGCAACATTTGTTAGTTCAAAGGCATTTCGCAGGTTATATTCTGCAGCAATTACATCTGGTCGGTTTCCCAACAACTCTCCCGGAACACCTGTGTGCAGGGGCGTATTGATCTCCTGTTGATCCAGGTTACTTCTTTCGATACTCCGTGGGGCATCTCCCAGGAGGATAGATAATGTGTTTTCCAATAAACGTAGCTGGTTTTCCAGCTGCACGACAACTGCCTGGGCCGTATACAACTGGGCTTCGGTTTGTTTCACTCCTACCTCTGTCACATTCCCTGCTTCTTTAAGAGCCCGGGTTATCTCGAGGCTATTTTCCCGGTTCCCCACCGTTTCCCGGGTTATTTTTATTTGTTCATCCAGGGCAAGGATCTGGTAATAAGTAGAGGCTATAGCAGCAATAAGCTCTGTCTTTACTGCCTGGTGTGCGGCAACACTTTGAAGGTAGGAGGCCTGGAAAGCCCTATCTGTACTGCGTATCCTTCCCCAAATATCTGCTTCCCAGGATAAATTTCCGGTTGCTTCATATTGGGTAATGGAGCCATCAAAGAGGCGTCCAAACTGGCTGTTCCTGGAGAGGATCTGGTGGTTGACTCCCGCTCCAAGGTTAAAAGTGGGAAAATATCCTGCACGGCCTTGTTTAACATAGGCCTCTGCCGCCTTGATTTGCTGCAGGGCTACCCTTATGTCTATATTATTTTCAAGACCTTCTTCAATATATGCCTGTAATACGGGATCCTGGAATAATTCCTTCCAGGAAACCAGCGCCATACTTAAACTATCTGCAGGCAATTGATCTGTTCTGTACGATTCCCGGACTTCTACCGTAGGCCTGTTATAATCTTTTGCCACAAAACATGATTGAAGCAAAAGAGATACACTAATTAAAAGGAAAAATTTTCTCATAGTTCTCACTCCTCATTTTTTTTTGCTGCAGGCTGTGGCGGCCCACTTACTTTTTCATGCAGGTATTGGAAAAGCATGTAGAGAATTGGAATAATAAATACCCCAATTACTGTCCCTGCCAAAAGTCCTCCAACAGCACCTGTTCCAATAGAACGATTACCCACGGCACCAACCCCACCGGCCAGCACCAAAGGCATTAATCCCAAAATGAAAGCGAAAGAGGTCATCAATATGGGTCGCAGCCTTACTTTTGCTGCATCAATGGCAGAATCTACAATACTCATCCCATCCCTCCTTCGTTGAATTCCAAATTCTACAATAAGGATTGCGTTTTTAGCCAGGAGCCCCAACAGCATTATAAGGGCTATCTGGAAAAAAATATTATTCTGAAGCCCGGTAAGCCAGGTGGTAACGAAGGCTCCCATAATTCCTATGGGAAGTGAAAGCAATACGGCAAAGGGAATTATATAGCTTTCATATTGGGCAGCCAGAAGGAAATAAACAAATAGAATACTTAAAAGGAAAATTGTCACCGCCTGTCCCCCCGCAGATATCTCTTCTCTTGTCAATCCCGAATATGCAATGTCAAAACCTTGCGGAAGTTCTTCTGCCAGCCTGTTCACATCACCAATGGCATCACCAGAACTAAATCCTGGTGCAGCAGATCCTGTGAGTTTTACAGCGTTAAAAAGGTTGAACCTGCTTACAGATTGCGGGCCGTAAACCCTTTCCAACGAAATAAACTGGTTAATGGGTGCCATCTCTCCACCCTCAGTTCTTACATACATCATATCCAGGCTTTGAGGGGTATTGCGATCTTCAGGTAGAGACTGGATGTAGACCCTGTACTGCTTTCCAAAGCGGCTAAAGTCTGCAGCGAATATGCCTCCAATATAGCCTTGCAACACACTTAGTATCTCGTTCACAGAGACTCCGCTCTGTTTTGCTCTGGCAATATCTATATCTATTTGGTATTGGGGGAATTCGGTATTAAAAGGATTATTTGCAAAAGCAATTGAATTTTGTGCTGAAAGAGCTCCGCTGAATTCGGTCGCTACCCGGTCAAGTTCACTAAATTCTCCCCCGGTACGATCCAGCAATTGCACTTCAAAACCTTCAGAAGCCCCAAAACCGGGAATACTTGGAGGCTGGAAGAAATTGATCGTGGCATCTGGTGCAGTACTGGCCGCAATGCGGTTTAACTTTTGAGTAATGACCTCTATTGAAAGGCTGTCTTCCGTACGGTTATCCCAATTATCAAGGGGAATAAACCCCAGGGCATAAGAACCTCCTGCTCCAGAGAAGAAATTCCTGCCGTTGATCATAGAAGCCCCTCTTACGCCGGGGATCTCGATTACTTCTCTATATAACCTTTCCGTCACTTCAGCAGTCCTGTCCAGCGATGCCCCTGCCGGCAATTCGAGGTTCATAAATATGATCCCCCGGTCTTCAGTAGGAACAAATCCCGTTGGGGTATTCCTGGAAGCTAAAAATGTAAGGCCTACAGCGGCAACCAATATTACGGCGCTTATCCATTTGTGCCTGTATAAAAATCCTACAGATCTGGTATATTTTCTGGTTGTTGCCTCAAAACCGGCATTGAAAGCCATATAAAACCGCTGAAGAAAATTTTTCTTCTTTTCACCTTCATTATTATGCGGCTTTAAGAATAATGCACAAAGGGCAGGACTAAGGGTTAATGCGTTTACTGCTGAAATAAGTATGGCTACGATAAGGGTAACCCCAAATTGCTGATAGAATACTCCAGAGGGGCCTGTAAGAAATGTTACAGGAACAAAAACCGCTGCCATTACCAGGGTGATGGAAACTATCGCCCCGGCGATCTCATCCATCGCTGTCACAGTAGCAGCCTTTGCTGATTGCGCTCCTCCTTCAATTTTAGCATACACTGCTTCCACCACTACAATGGCATCATCTACCACGATCCCAATGGCGAGCACCAGGGCAAATAGGGTTAACATATTGATGCTATAACCAAATAGGTTAAGGAAAAAGAAGGTACCAATTATTGACACCGGCACCGCAATAGCGGGAATTAATGTCGCCTTGAAATCCTGAAGGAACAAAAGAACAACAAGGAAAACCAGTACGAAAGCTTCAATAAGGGTTGTCCTTACTTTGGAAATGGAAGCGCTTAGGAAATCATTGGTGTTGTAATTCACATAGTAATCCACACCCACAGGAAAATCCTTTTTTAAATTCTCCAGGGTTTCCTCAATGTCCAGAATGATCTCCTGGGCATTTGATCCCGGGGTTTGGAACACCCCCACGTTAATCCCGGGTAAACCATTTACAAGGATCTTGGAGGTATAGCCCTGGGCATCGAGTTCAACATTGGCCACATCCTTAAGGCGCAGGATGCGTCCATTTTCTTCAGCCCTTAGAATAATGTTCTCATATTCCTCCACGGTTTTGTAACGACCCCTATACCTGAGTACATATTCAAAGCTCTCCCCGCTGTTTTGACCAATAGATCCTGCTGCGGCTTCAAGACTTTGCTCGTTTAAAGCTGCTCTAATATCTGATGGGACAAGGTTATAACTCGCCATCCTTTCGGGCTGTAGCCAAATGCGCATGGCATAAGTCCTTCCCCCAAACGATCTCGCTTCCCCCACACCATTTATACGTTGGAGCTCAGGGATCATATTAATATTCATATAGTTTTCCAAAAAGGTGCCATCATATTCCTCATTGCTGGAATAAATGGAAAAGTACATGAGCGCACTGGTTTGCTGTTTTTGTACCGTAATACCATTTTGGATAACGGCTTGAGGTAAAAGCGCATTGGCCCGGGAAACACGGTTTTGCACATTCACTGCTGCAATATCGGGATCAATATCCTGGTCAAAGAAGACCTGTATGCTCCCATTACCATCATTACTCGCACTGGAAGTGATGTAGGTCATTCCTTCCACCCCGTTTATTTGCTCCTCGATTGGAATTATAACACTCTCCAGTAGGGTTTCTGCATTAGCACCGGGATATCCTACATTAATTTGTACCGTGGGAGGAGCAATATCTGGGTATTGGGTAACCGGAAGGGTTTGCATGCTCAGTAAACCCAGGATCACCAGGATAATTGATATTACTGTAGACAGTACCGGCCGTTCAATGAATATTCTTAACATAGTATTCTATTTAAAAACGGGTTGGATTTGTCCAGCGATGCTATCTAATTCTGTAGGATTTGGAGTGATCCTTTGGCCATCCCTTAATTTGGCAACTCCTTCTGCTACAATCCTGTCCCCTGCATTTATACCAGCTTGCACAATAAGTAGGTCACCAATTTTTTTATTTCCCTGTAGTAAAGTATTACGCACGGTGTCTCCTTCATCCAGCCTGAATGTGTAGATCCTTCCCTGGGCTTCATATGTAGCTTTTGAAGGGATCACCATCACATTTTCATAGGTTCGTGGAATGAGGATTCGACCGGAATTTCCCGTAGCAAGTAGTCCTTCCGGATTTGGGAAGGTAGCTCTAAAATTCACGGTCCCGGTCCCTGCATCTACCTGTGGGTTAATAGTCTTTATTTCTCCCTCATATTTATATTCCCTGTCACCAGCAAGTATGAGTTTTACCGGGGGCATATTATCAAGCTTTTCCTGCCGGGAATTACCCTCTGCCTCTTCCATGAACTCATAATAATCTGCCTCATTCATAGCAAAGAAGGCATAAACTTCTTCTGCCTGGGATACAGTCGTGAGCGGTTGTGCATCTCCCGGGCTTACCAAATTCCCACTTCTAAAATTGATTGCACCTACATAGCCGTCCACGGGACTTTTAATGTTGGCATATCCTATGTTTGCTGTGATGCTGTTGTAATTGCTTTTTGCCTGGGAAAGTTGAGCCTTTGCCGTTTCAAGCTGCACTTCACTAATAATATTCTTTTCAACAAGTGGCACCAGTTTATCAACTTCCACCTGAGCGGCATTAACGGCAGCCCTGGCAGCTTCAGCGTCCTGGGTGAGAGATTCTGTTTCAAGAGTAAAAAGGAGCTGTCCTCGCTTCACCTGTTCCCCCTCATCTACCAGTACCCGGGTTATATATCCCGGAACTTTTGCCCTTACAGCACTGTTAATGGTACCTTCAATATTTGCCGGGAATGAGGAGTAATCTGTCACCGTGCGTACAGGTACTTCTATAACTGGATAGGTTGCGGGTGCCTGGGCCTGCTCCTGGTTCTTGTCCCCGCAGGAAAGAAGTATCATGCCAAGGCATACTATTGAGAATATCTTTTTCATAAAGATAATAACTTGCAGATTTATTAAAGATTTCTTTGGCTAATCTTTTCTTTCAATTTTTGGATTGAGGTGGTAGCTTCATTTAAAAAGGTGAGATAATCCCTTTGGAACTCAAGGTCAAACAAGACCCCCTGTTCTTTTTCGGCCAGCTCATTGTGCTTTTTCTTATATACCAGGACCTTCTCGTGAACATTCTTTTGGGATTCCCACTTAACCAGCATATCATCTAACACGTTAACCATGAGGGAAGGATTGATAGTAAAATACCTTTTCCGGTCACCGGTTTTTGTGAAATATTGTACGCGGTTGGTTGCCTGCAGGTACTCCAAATGAGTTGAAACGGTGCTCTTACTGGTGTTTAGGTCATTTACCAACTCATCAAATGTTATTCCCTGCTTGCCGGTAAGGATGACAGTTGCAAAAATACGGGCCGCCAGGGGAGCGAGATTCTCCTTTTCAAATAGTACCCCCATTTGTTCTATGAGTTCCATTTTTTCCCGCCGAAGTTCGCTTTTAGTCATTTCAAGGTTTTAGGGCTGCAAAACTATCGATTAGTTCGGATTAAACCGAACCATCAAAACCTAATTTATTGTTAAAAAAAATCCCGCTAGATAAAAATAGCGGGAGGTTTTTTATGGTAGAAATGGTTAACTCTTATTCGGCTTTCTCATTTTCAGTATAGATCCCTAATGTAAGTTCCCCATCCCTGTTCATAGCTGCACGATACATCCCGGCTGAATTAAATTCCATAGCGATATTGCCTTTGGCATCGATGGCTATGATCCCGCCTTCTCCTCCAAGTTCTGTAAGCTTATCCTGTATTACTGCGGTAGCTGCTTCCTGTAAACTCATTTTGCGGTATTCCATCATTGCAGAAATATCGTAAGCCACTACCCCGCGAATGAAATACTCTCCCCAGCCTGTGGCAGAGACTGCACAGGTAGCATTATTGGCATAAGTACCGGCACCAATTATTGGCACGTCGCCAATGCGGTTCCATTTTTTATTTGTCATTCCCCCTGTAGAAGTACCTGCTGCGATATTTCCATTCTTATCCAGGGCGACTGCACCAACAGTTCCAAATTTAGAATCTTTGATAAAAGGATCCAAAAGAGCCATTTTTTCTGCATCGTGGTCCAGTTCTGTTTTTTCTGAATCTTTAATCCTTTGCAGGGCATTAAATCGTTTTTCATCAAAAAAGTAAGATGGGTCTACTACCTCAATACCTCTTTCACCGGCAAACTGCTCTGCTCCTTTGCCTGAAAGTAATACGTGGGGTGAATTCTTCATAACCTCAAATGCAAGGTTTATCGGGTTTTTTACTGTGGTTACTCCCGCAATAGCGCCGGCGTTCAAGGTTTCCCCATCCATAATGGCTGCATCGAGCTCATTGGTTTCCTCATTTGTAAAAACAGCTCCTTTCCCTGCATTGAAAAGCGGGGAATCCTCCATAACATTTATAGTTCGCTGGATGGCCTCTATAGAAGAACCCCCATCGGCCAGGATCTGGTGCCCTGTGCGAATGGCTTCCTCCAGCACCTCTTTATAGGCAGCCTCCAGGGAGTCTGTCATATTTTCTTTGAGTATGGTTCCAGCACCACCATGAATAACAATCCCAAAATTGTCACCCTGTATATTATCAGATTGTGGTGGGGCGGCAGTTTCGCCAATTGGTTTTTTTTCTTCTGCTGCCTGGTTGCAGGAAAATGCTACGGTAAGGGATAAAAGGAGTAAGATTTTTTTCATTGTGATATTTGTTGATAAGCAAGGTTTAAAAGTATGAAAATAAATTTTAGCTTTTCAGGCAATTGAGAACTGTTGGGCTAATTGAACCGCGTGAGGGATAGGAGCGTAAAGCCCGGAGCCCTTTTTGCGGGCGAGGACTTGAAGCGTATAGCCCGGTGCCGGGGCACACGCCCAATTCATTTCAACGAAGAACAGCTTTTGTAAGAGATAATGCTTAATTTTAAGAAATAAAAACAATAGCTATGGCGATCAATAAACCTTTCAATCTCAATAAGTGGATAGAACAAAATCGAGATCTTCTAAAGCCACCGGTTGGAAATAAGAATGTCTACAAAGAATCTGAAGATTACATCGTAATGGTGGTAGGAGGCCCAAATGCACGTAAAGACTATCATTACAATGAGACCGAAGAACTATTTTATCAACTGGAGGGTACTATAGAGGTGCATGTGCAGGAAAATGGTGAAAAAAAAACCATGCAGCTGGGACCTGGAGATATGTACCTTCACCCGGGTAAGATCCCTCACTCTCCTGTGCGTCACGAAGGTTCCATTGGTCTTGTCATAGAAAGAAAGAGATTGGGAGAAGAAGGGGAAGACGGCTTGTTATGGTTTTGTGATAATTGTAATAATAAGTTATATGAAGTGTATTTTCCACTTGAAAATATTGAGACAGATTTCCTAAAACATTTTAAGCATTTCTACCAAAGTAAAGAGCTGCGCACCTGTGATAATTGCGGTACCGTAATGGAGGCAGATGAAAGGTTTATGGCTGCTGAAAAAGGCTAGAATTTGATATATGCCTTTCCTTTTAGAAATCGTATTTTAGCAGAAACAAACAAAAAACAGATAAAAACAGACATTTAATGAGTGAAATTGCCGAAAAATTTGGGATTAAGCAGGCACTAAAAGATCTGGGAATAGAAGACGTAAATAATGGTACCTCTACGGGTAAGGATTTCTTTGGGAGTGGAGATATTATAGAGTCATATTCTCCGGTTGATGGTGCTTTAATTGGAAAGGTCAAAGCAACTACCCGCGAGGATTATGAAAAAGTGATGAGTGCTGCTACAGCAGGTTTTAAGACCTGGAGGAAAATGCCATCACCACAGCGGGGTGAAATAATAAGAAAATTTAATGAAGAATTGCGCCGGCTAAAAGAGCCACTTGGAAAACTGGTGTCCTACGAAATGGGAAAAAGCTACCAGGAGGGCCTTGGAGAGGTGCAGGAAATGATAGATATATGTGACTTTGCCGTAGGATTATCCAGGCAATTGCACGGTCTTACAATGCATAGTGAGAGACCGGGGCACAGGATGTATGAGCAGTACCACCCTCTGGGGGTAGTTGGAATTATTTCTGCTTTTAATTTCCCTGTGGCCGTATGGTCATGGAACACGGCGCTTGCCTGGGTTTGTGGTGATGCCTGTGTTTGGAAGGGATCTGAGAAAACCCCTATAACCTCTGTAGCTTGCCAGAAGATCGCAGCACGGGTGTTTAGTGAAAATGGTGTGCCTGAAGGGATCTCCTGTTTGATAACCGGTGATTATACTGTGGGAGAAATGATGACTACAGATGAGCGAATTCCTCTCATCTCTGCCACAGGATCCACGAGAATGGGAAAAATAGTAGCAGCAAAAGTTGGCGAGCGTCTTGGAAAATCCTTATTGGAGCTGGGAGGT
Protein-coding sequences here:
- a CDS encoding isoaspartyl peptidase/L-asparaginase family protein; protein product: MKKILLLLSLTVAFSCNQAAEEKKPIGETAAPPQSDNIQGDNFGIVIHGGAGTILKENMTDSLEAAYKEVLEEAIRTGHQILADGGSSIEAIQRTINVMEDSPLFNAGKGAVFTNEETNELDAAIMDGETLNAGAIAGVTTVKNPINLAFEVMKNSPHVLLSGKGAEQFAGERGIEVVDPSYFFDEKRFNALQRIKDSEKTELDHDAEKMALLDPFIKDSKFGTVGAVALDKNGNIAAGTSTGGMTNKKWNRIGDVPIIGAGTYANNATCAVSATGWGEYFIRGVVAYDISAMMEYRKMSLQEAATAVIQDKLTELGGEGGIIAIDAKGNIAMEFNSAGMYRAAMNRDGELTLGIYTENEKAE
- a CDS encoding efflux RND transporter permease subunit — protein: MLRIFIERPVLSTVISIILVILGLLSMQTLPVTQYPDIAPPTVQINVGYPGANAETLLESVIIPIEEQINGVEGMTYITSSASNDGNGSIQVFFDQDIDPDIAAVNVQNRVSRANALLPQAVIQNGITVQKQQTSALMYFSIYSSNEEYDGTFLENYMNINMIPELQRINGVGEARSFGGRTYAMRIWLQPERMASYNLVPSDIRAALNEQSLEAAAGSIGQNSGESFEYVLRYRGRYKTVEEYENIILRAEENGRILRLKDVANVELDAQGYTSKILVNGLPGINVGVFQTPGSNAQEIILDIEETLENLKKDFPVGVDYYVNYNTNDFLSASISKVRTTLIEAFVLVFLVVLLFLQDFKATLIPAIAVPVSIIGTFFFLNLFGYSINMLTLFALVLAIGIVVDDAIVVVEAVYAKIEGGAQSAKAATVTAMDEIAGAIVSITLVMAAVFVPVTFLTGPSGVFYQQFGVTLIVAILISAVNALTLSPALCALFLKPHNNEGEKKKNFLQRFYMAFNAGFEATTRKYTRSVGFLYRHKWISAVILVAAVGLTFLASRNTPTGFVPTEDRGIIFMNLELPAGASLDRTAEVTERLYREVIEIPGVRGASMINGRNFFSGAGGSYALGFIPLDNWDNRTEDSLSIEVITQKLNRIAASTAPDATINFFQPPSIPGFGASEGFEVQLLDRTGGEFSELDRVATEFSGALSAQNSIAFANNPFNTEFPQYQIDIDIARAKQSGVSVNEILSVLQGYIGGIFAADFSRFGKQYRVYIQSLPEDRNTPQSLDMMYVRTEGGEMAPINQFISLERVYGPQSVSRFNLFNAVKLTGSAAPGFSSGDAIGDVNRLAEELPQGFDIAYSGLTREEISAGGQAVTIFLLSILFVYFLLAAQYESYIIPFAVLLSLPIGIMGAFVTTWLTGLQNNIFFQIALIMLLGLLAKNAILIVEFGIQRRRDGMSIVDSAIDAAKVRLRPILMTSFAFILGLMPLVLAGGVGAVGNRSIGTGAVGGLLAGTVIGVFIIPILYMLFQYLHEKVSGPPQPAAKKNEE
- a CDS encoding GbsR/MarR family transcriptional regulator, which codes for MTKSELRREKMELIEQMGVLFEKENLAPLAARIFATVILTGKQGITFDELVNDLNTSKSTVSTHLEYLQATNRVQYFTKTGDRKRYFTINPSLMVNVLDDMLVKWESQKNVHEKVLVYKKKHNELAEKEQGVLFDLEFQRDYLTFLNEATTSIQKLKEKISQRNL
- a CDS encoding efflux RND transporter periplasmic adaptor subunit, producing the protein MKKIFSIVCLGMILLSCGDKNQEQAQAPATYPVIEVPVRTVTDYSSFPANIEGTINSAVRAKVPGYITRVLVDEGEQVKRGQLLFTLETESLTQDAEAARAAVNAAQVEVDKLVPLVEKNIISEVQLETAKAQLSQAKSNYNSITANIGYANIKSPVDGYVGAINFRSGNLVSPGDAQPLTTVSQAEEVYAFFAMNEADYYEFMEEAEGNSRQEKLDNMPPVKLILAGDREYKYEGEIKTINPQVDAGTGTVNFRATFPNPEGLLATGNSGRILIPRTYENVMVIPSKATYEAQGRIYTFRLDEGDTVRNTLLQGNKKIGDLLIVQAGINAGDRIVAEGVAKLRDGQRITPNPTELDSIAGQIQPVFK